The Pelodiscus sinensis isolate JC-2024 chromosome 6, ASM4963464v1, whole genome shotgun sequence genome has a segment encoding these proteins:
- the RIMOC1 gene encoding RAB7A-interacting MON1-CCZ1 complex subunit 1 — protein MAGAAVAAALRQRLAGLERRLERLRGAGGDDAFLVKGGISLEKLKPLCEEDKEAVNPSNLLQLYTQIVLDITYFEENQLVDENFPEDSSLQRVKELINILSEPEVLVKESNTCQELVGVLGAELLECLSWRRGALLYMYCHTVKEREDWLTENSYLFKKCLTDGIHYLLKMLQFRCPTQLSDVSFRDRDTARLLSEGIFSDTHVLAMMYIGEMCYWGLKHCGVEKPGTHEMDSESNTELYCCLRSAVLDFREVGEKMLMKYIAVCDGPLKGQNWNTTNAILILDYFKKFHC, from the exons ATGGCTGGTGCCGCAGTTGCCGCTGCGCTGCGGCAGCGGCTGGCGGGGCTGGAGCGGAGGCTGGAGCGGTTGAGAGGCGCGGGCGGAGATG ATGCTTTTTTAGTGAAAGGTGGGATCTCTTTGGAGAAATTGAAACCTCTTTGTGAGGAAGATAAAGAAGCTGTAAATCCTTCAAACCTTTTGCAGCTTTATACACAG atagtcTTGGATATCACATATTTTGAGGAGAACCAACTTGTAGATGAAAACTTTCCAGAAGATTCTTCCTTACAGAGAGTTAAAGAACTTATCAATATTCTTTCAGAACCAGAAGTTCTAGTTAAAGAAAGTAATACGTGTCAAGAG ctaGTTGGTGTACTTGGTGCAGAATTGTTAGAATGTCTCTCCTGGAGACGAGGAGCTCTACTCTACATGTATTGTCACACTGTAAAAGAAAGGGAAGACTGGCTGACAGAAAACAGTTACTTGTTTAAAAAG TGTCTTACTGATGGAATCCATTATTTACTGAAGATGCTACAGTTTAGGTGCCCAACTCAGCTAAGTGATGTCTCATTTCGGGATAGAGACACAGCTAGGCTGCTCAGTGAAG GTATATTTAGTGATACCCATGTACTTGCCATGATGTATATTGGAGAAATGTGTTACTGGGGCCTGAAACACTGTGGAGTAGAAAAGCCTGGGACCCATGAAATGGATTCTGAATCTAATACTGAACTGTATTGCTGCTTACGTAGTGCAGTACTGGATTTCCGAGAAGTAGGAGAAAAGATGTTAATGAAATATATAGCTGTGTGTGATGGACCCTTAAAAGGACAAAACTGGAATACTACAAATGCAATCCTAATCTTGGACTACTTCAAGAAATTCCACTGCTAG